A window of the Trichoderma asperellum chromosome 4, complete sequence genome harbors these coding sequences:
- a CDS encoding uncharacterized protein (TransMembrane:1 (i43-64o)~EggNog:ENOG41), giving the protein MSGFIKPMEYQLPSDGSSKWSQRAKAFLVVCSHRMWRGGPRSILQITAVAFVLLMLFFFVPLQFDDHYQQILNWSAPDSAASSDLRIVVFGSQDLLGSAPDAEHTQTSWPEHLCKQLNCRSVLSFVPPIDSQPGLTSNSLYGTEIRALEMVSEQVNLTEKPALDNFYIPKQYPVPTKTPDLEAQVQRFLTMAPPKLPPRETLWVFSFGTWETWNLASLPRASGERLIDESVTNIFSQIELLYRKSLNPKSPAFSDFWSNVTKAEVQALTHPEPDKKPDERRMESFRVVIPQLFDITLVPGWQNRPIPSQPQSRGVQLRNAAYLTKRWNTQVSKQIEQWRKKADSKPEGIEDEGIETAVAVPTMTSLLRYLPEALQPKEAGATEGIADEDVIYAPYPRRLGLQSTLVANVLDAMTEEEMQRSGLKDSKGRGSMPADGAMRFFDVWTPCIADNRAITGVDTSHPSQECDVPNDHLFYDGFTFGERAKEELAKKTAEQIKDQLFV; this is encoded by the exons ATGAGCGGGTTCATCAAGCCGATGGAATACCAGCTGCCGAGCGACGGGTCGTCGAAATGGAGTCAGCGGGCAAAGGCCTTTCTGGTCGTGTGCTCGCATCGCATGTGGCGGGGCGGCCCGCGGTCCATACTGCAGATCACCGCCGTTGCCTTTGTCCTCCtcatgctcttcttcttcgtgcCGCTGCAATTTGACGACCACTACCAGCAGATTCTCAATTGGTCTGCGCCCGACTCGGCCGCCTCGAGCGATCTGCGCATCGTGGTTTTTGGCTCGCAGGATTTGCTGGGCAGTGCGCCCGACGCCGAGCATACACAGACGTCGTGGCCGGAGCATCTGTGCAAACAG CTCAACTGCCGCTCCGTGCTATCATTTGTGCCTCCGATCGATTCTCAGCCCGGCCTGACTTCCAATAGCCTCTATGGCACCGAGATTCGAGCATTGGAGATGGTTAGCGAGCAAGTCAACCTTACAGAAAAGCCTGCTCTCGACAATTTCTACATCCCAAAGCAATATCCCGTACCTACAAAGACCCCCGACCTAGAAGCGCAGGTTCAAAGATTTCTTACCATGGCCCCTCCCAAGCTCCCGCCGCGTGAGACACTGTGGGTTTTCTCGTTTGGTACATGGGAAACATGGAACTTGGCTTCGCTTCCACGTGCCTCGGGCGAAAGGCTTATCGACGAATCGGTTACCAATATCTTTTCTCAAATCGAACTGCTCTATCGAAAATCGCTGAATCCCAAGTCTCCTGCCTTCTCTGATTTCTGGTCCAATGTTACCAAGGCTGAGGTCCAGGCTCTCACTCACCCCGAGCCCGATAAAAAGCCCGACGAGCGCAGAATGGAGAGCTTCCGAGTTGTCATTCCACAGCTCTTCGACATCACTCTCGTCCCAGGCTGGCAGAATCGCCCTATCCCTTCTCAACCGCAGTCGAGAGGCGTTCAGTTGCGCAACGCTGCATATCTCACCAAAAGGTGGAACACTCAAGTCTCTAAGCAGATAGAGCAATGGAGAAAAAAGGCCGACTCCAAGCCCGAGGGAATCGAAGATGAAGGCATTGAAACAGCCGTGGCAGTCCCGACAATGACATCTCTGCTGCGCTACCTCCCGGAGGCACTTCAGCCTAAAGAGGCGGGTGCTACAGAGGGAATTGCTGACGAAGATGTCATCTACGCGCCATACCCACGACGACTGGGGCTGCAATCCACTTTGGTTGCGAATGTCCTGGATGCCATGAcggaagaagaaatgcagCGATCAGGTCTCAAGGACAGCAAGGGTCGAGGCTCCATGCCCGCAGATGGCGCCATGCGGTTCTTTGACGTCTGGACACCTTGTATTGCTGACAACCGAGCCATTACTGGCGTTGACACATCTCACCCTAGCCAGGAATGCGACGTTCCCAATGACCACCTTTTCTACGACGGATTTACTTTCGGAGAGcgagccaaagaagaattggCAAAAAAGACGGCTGAACAGATTAAAGACCAGCTTTTCGTATGA
- a CDS encoding uncharacterized protein (EggNog:ENOG41) translates to MDNQKLDFVPSEVAKDMQVRTRQHRNFDKVENQLVDPEGSASHQLSISGILNGISSWNPFAKAIVKGDIVWLFDNTAFKEAENEEWQAEFIMAVFENEAKCRVADVVAGIAGVVGLADDAEERRTIEQRLMPFLWDIRTARTTTVAQGDLSLKLGPSGFNGIAKNVCKLLHQSKGSFTTRKTTLDVEGVEGVLTMQTHFALPEGWGIISDIDDTIKITTTSDPVSILKETFINSPSPVPGMPELYAGIKSFLPHDTPWFYLSASPYNLYPFLKGFRDTYYPQGTFILRDSSWKTVSGLLSSLTVGTEEYKVDRMKKINSWLPKRKLIVFGDSTQSDPEAYGEIYRTFPGWIRMIFIRKDTNSSAVGLAEKNEPQRFEKAFTGIPREAWHVFENPDECLDLVKAAVKRNS, encoded by the exons ATGGACAACCAAAAATTGGACTTTGTGCCCTCCGAGGTCGCCAAAGACATGCAGGTCCGAACCAGACAGCACAGAAACTTTGACAAGGTCGAGAACCAGCTCGTCGACCCAGAAGGTTCCGCTTCACACCAACTCTCCATCAGTGGCATCCTCAATGGAATAAGCTCCTGGAACCCCTTTGCCAAGGCAATCGTCAAGGGCGACATCGTCTGGCTGTTCGACAACACTGCCTTCAAAGAGGCTGAGAATGAGGAATGGCAGGCAGAGTTTATCATGGCCGTGTTCGAGAACGAGGCAAAATGCAGGGTTGCCGATGTCGTTGCCGGCATTGCTGGTGTTGTCGGCCTAGCGGACGACGCCGAGGAGCGCAGGACTATTGAACAGAGGCTGATGCCGTTTTTGTGGGATATTCGGACTGCGAGGACGACTACCGTGGCTCAGGGAGATTTGTCATTGAAGCTGGGGCCAAGCGGCTTTAATGGCATCGCAAAGAATGTCTGTAAACTTTTGCATCAGAGCAAGGGGTCTTTTACCACCAGGAAAACTACACTTGATGTCGAAGGCGTTGAAGGTGTTTTGACCATGCAGACTCATTTTGCGCTGCCTGAAGGTTGGGGAATCATCTCTG ATATTGATGACACAATCAAAATCACAACCACTAGCGACCCCGTCAGCATTCTCAAAGAAACATTCATCaactctccatctccagtcCCAGGAATGCCCGAGCTCTACGCAGGCATCAAATCTTTCCTCCCACATGACACGCCGTGGTTCTACCTCTCCGCATCGCCCTACAACCTGTATCCTTTCCTAAAAGGCTTCCGAGACACCTACTACCCACAAGGAACCTTTATCCTCCGAGACTCTAGCTGGAAGACCGTGTCTGgacttctctcttctctgacGGTGGGCACGGAGGAGTACAAGGTTGATCGCATGAAGAAGATCAATTCATGGCTTCCGAAGAGGAAATTAATCGTATTTGGGGATTCTACGCAATCAGATCCCGAGGCCTACGGCGAGAT TTACCGAACGTTCCCCGGCTGGATCAGGATGATCTTCATCCGCAAGGACACCAATTCCTCCGCCGTTGGACTCGCGGAAAAGAACGAGCCGCAGAGATTCGAAAAGGCGTTTACGGGCATCCCCCGAGAGGCCTGGCACGTCTTCGAGAACCCTGACGAGTGCCTGGATCTTGTCAAGGCTGCGGTCAAGAGAAATTCATGA